From the Leifsonia sp. AG29 genome, one window contains:
- a CDS encoding APC family permease: MTQTNSRPDKNVRSDGAVPPGDGEHKLQANGVSAAGSIVMAVAGSAPAYSIAATTATLVGVAALGAPAALLWCGIPMLGIAWAFLYLGRADVNAGASYSWVARALHPILGFLSGWAVVISATIFMVAGALPAGAMTVTLFAPDQANNTLLVTAVGAVWFLVMAACVLFGVHVTARAQWIMSLIEVAILVLFAVLMITHAASGKHGGPSFSWDWLGFSHLTGANVFVSAALVAAFYYWGWDVSSNLNEETKDGHRNAGSAGIIGVIIVFLLFEIFTIATMVILPAKTIEANSANILSVLGEAVWPGIGGKLLVIAVALSTIATLETTLIQVTRTLFSMGRDHTIPKVFGTLHPRWKTPAFATLVVVAVSVLLFILSNVFGGSVGQIMTNAIASIGIQIAFYYTLAGLAVVIAYRRVLLKSAKNFILIGLWPAAGAVFMGYIFVAGIWQNFANAAWVVNILGLGLIVLGLLPLFLFYGKAKEYYSRRPLELPAELDAAAPPNVDDRDPAR, encoded by the coding sequence ATGACGCAGACCAATTCCCGCCCGGACAAGAACGTCCGGAGTGACGGGGCCGTTCCGCCCGGTGACGGCGAGCACAAGCTGCAGGCCAACGGCGTGAGTGCCGCCGGCTCGATCGTGATGGCGGTGGCCGGCAGCGCGCCGGCTTACTCGATCGCCGCCACCACGGCCACCCTCGTCGGTGTCGCCGCCCTCGGAGCGCCCGCAGCGCTCCTCTGGTGCGGCATCCCGATGCTCGGGATCGCCTGGGCGTTCCTCTACCTCGGCCGCGCCGACGTCAACGCGGGCGCCTCCTACTCGTGGGTGGCGCGGGCGCTGCACCCGATCCTCGGGTTCCTGTCCGGCTGGGCCGTCGTCATCTCGGCGACGATCTTCATGGTCGCGGGCGCGCTGCCGGCCGGTGCGATGACGGTCACGCTCTTCGCCCCCGACCAGGCAAACAACACGCTGCTGGTCACCGCTGTGGGTGCAGTCTGGTTCCTGGTGATGGCCGCGTGCGTCCTGTTCGGCGTTCACGTCACGGCCCGGGCCCAGTGGATCATGTCGCTCATCGAGGTCGCCATCCTGGTCCTCTTCGCCGTCCTGATGATCACGCACGCGGCCAGCGGCAAGCACGGCGGTCCCTCCTTCTCGTGGGACTGGCTCGGCTTCAGCCACCTGACCGGCGCGAACGTGTTCGTCTCGGCCGCGCTGGTCGCCGCCTTCTACTACTGGGGCTGGGACGTCTCGTCGAACCTCAACGAGGAGACGAAGGACGGTCACCGGAACGCCGGCTCCGCGGGCATCATCGGCGTCATCATCGTGTTCCTGCTGTTCGAGATCTTCACGATCGCGACCATGGTCATCCTCCCCGCGAAGACGATCGAGGCCAACAGTGCGAACATCCTCTCGGTCCTCGGCGAAGCGGTGTGGCCGGGCATCGGAGGCAAGCTGCTGGTGATCGCGGTCGCCCTGTCGACGATCGCCACCCTCGAGACCACGCTGATCCAGGTGACGCGCACGCTCTTCTCGATGGGTCGCGACCACACGATCCCGAAGGTCTTCGGGACGCTCCACCCGCGCTGGAAGACGCCCGCGTTCGCCACGCTCGTCGTGGTCGCCGTCTCCGTGCTGCTCTTCATCCTCTCGAACGTGTTCGGCGGCAGCGTCGGTCAGATCATGACCAACGCCATCGCCTCCATCGGCATCCAGATCGCGTTCTACTACACCCTCGCGGGTCTGGCGGTCGTGATCGCGTACCGCCGGGTGCTCCTCAAGTCGGCGAAGAACTTCATCCTGATCGGGTTGTGGCCTGCGGCCGGCGCGGTCTTCATGGGGTACATCTTCGTGGCCGGGATCTGGCAGAACTTCGCGAACGCCGCGTGGGTGGTGAACATCCTCGGCCTCGGCCTGATCGTCCTCGGACTGCTGCCGCTGTTCCTCTTCTACGGCAAGGCGAAGGAGTACTACAGCCGTCGCCCGCTGGAGCTCCCGGCGGAGCTGGACGCCGCCGCGCCGCCGAACGTGGACGACCGCGACCCGGCGCGCTGA
- a CDS encoding MFS transporter yields MTTPSDELAEGARPVQPTLPPNLAGTVESPALGSTTTTSGSAFSAAPTSAVSAQRPQKVKVRGKLLKLMLSMSVANLAIFAIWGAVPGILLPLQVQGLVGDGAKAGTLAIIATIGAFAAMVAQPIAGMVSDRTRSRFGRRAPWMVAGSLIGGLALVGMGAANTVVQIAIAWVIVQIAYNFAQGPLSAILPDRVPSAVRGTFAALSGLGLMLGALGGQIAGAAFASSIPTGYLVFAGAAVVVIVLFVVLNPDASNKGEPQAPFNLVAFAKTFWVSPRKHPDFFWGFTGRLLLFAGYFMVTGYQLYILQDYIGLGAKAVALVPLLGILSLAGTLISTLVGGPLSDKLGRRKILAVIAGVILAISLVFPLVMPTVTGMLLFSFISGLGFGAYQSVDTALMSEVLPSKDDFAKDLGVLNIAATLPQTLAPGVAGAIVVAFGNVYTPLFPIGIVIALAGAFAVLPIKSVR; encoded by the coding sequence ATGACAACGCCGTCAGACGAACTGGCCGAAGGCGCCCGTCCCGTCCAGCCGACCCTCCCGCCGAACCTGGCCGGAACGGTGGAGAGCCCCGCTCTCGGATCGACCACCACGACCTCGGGATCCGCCTTCTCCGCGGCCCCGACCAGCGCCGTGTCGGCCCAGCGCCCGCAGAAGGTCAAGGTCCGCGGCAAGCTGCTCAAGCTGATGCTGTCGATGTCGGTCGCCAACCTCGCGATCTTCGCGATCTGGGGCGCGGTGCCGGGCATCCTCCTCCCGTTGCAGGTCCAGGGGCTCGTCGGCGACGGCGCCAAGGCCGGCACGCTGGCCATCATCGCCACGATCGGTGCCTTCGCGGCCATGGTGGCGCAGCCCATCGCCGGCATGGTCTCCGACCGCACGCGGAGCCGCTTCGGGCGCCGGGCCCCGTGGATGGTGGCCGGTTCGCTGATCGGCGGACTCGCCCTGGTCGGCATGGGTGCTGCGAACACGGTCGTGCAGATCGCCATCGCGTGGGTCATCGTGCAGATCGCCTACAACTTCGCTCAGGGGCCGCTGAGCGCCATCCTTCCCGACCGAGTCCCGAGCGCCGTCCGCGGAACCTTCGCGGCACTGAGCGGCCTCGGGCTGATGCTCGGCGCTCTCGGCGGTCAGATCGCGGGCGCTGCGTTCGCCTCCTCGATCCCCACCGGATACCTGGTCTTCGCGGGTGCCGCCGTCGTCGTGATCGTGCTGTTCGTCGTTCTCAACCCGGATGCCTCCAACAAGGGCGAGCCGCAGGCGCCGTTCAACCTCGTCGCCTTCGCCAAGACGTTCTGGGTGAGCCCCCGGAAGCACCCGGACTTCTTCTGGGGCTTCACCGGACGCCTCCTGCTGTTCGCGGGCTACTTCATGGTGACGGGCTACCAGCTGTACATCCTGCAGGACTACATCGGTCTCGGCGCGAAGGCCGTCGCCCTGGTGCCGCTGCTCGGCATCCTGAGCCTCGCCGGCACCCTCATCTCGACCCTCGTCGGCGGCCCCCTGTCCGACAAGCTGGGGCGCCGGAAGATCCTCGCCGTCATCGCCGGCGTCATCCTCGCGATCTCGCTCGTGTTCCCGCTCGTCATGCCGACCGTCACCGGGATGCTGCTCTTCTCGTTCATCTCGGGGCTCGGCTTCGGCGCCTACCAGTCCGTCGACACCGCTCTGATGAGCGAGGTGCTGCCCTCCAAGGACGACTTCGCGAAGGACCTCGGCGTGCTCAACATCGCCGCGACGCTGCCGCAGACGCTCGCCCCGGGAGTCGCCGGTGCGATCGTGGTGGCGTTCGGCAACGTCTACACGCCCCTGTTCCCGATCGGCATCGTGATCGCCCTCGCGGGCGCCTTCGCCGTCCTCCCGATCAAGTCCGTCCGCTGA
- a CDS encoding SRPBCC family protein: MKSFTNTIDINAPAHDVYSALRAVDGYPSWLKHSLVYHGTRVPPKQETPPAYTDSTMIGRMRGELIDDIPDHELRFHQAKQSGRVDALIVYDIDDSGGATRVTRVGRLTTHGVYRAVEPIFVRMAAAESRRTMEALKTHVEHER, translated from the coding sequence ATGAAGAGCTTCACCAACACGATCGACATCAACGCCCCAGCTCACGATGTGTACTCGGCACTGCGCGCCGTCGACGGCTATCCCTCCTGGCTCAAGCACTCCCTGGTCTACCACGGGACCCGCGTGCCCCCGAAGCAGGAGACGCCACCTGCCTACACGGACTCCACCATGATCGGTCGGATGCGAGGCGAGCTGATCGACGACATCCCCGACCACGAGCTGCGCTTCCATCAGGCGAAGCAATCGGGTCGCGTCGACGCTCTCATCGTCTACGACATCGACGACTCAGGAGGCGCCACCCGCGTCACGCGTGTCGGCCGGCTGACGACGCACGGCGTCTACCGCGCCGTGGAGCCCATCTTCGTCCGGATGGCCGCGGCCGAGAGCCGTCGCACCATGGAGGCGCTCAAGACTCACGTCGAGCATGAGCGCTGA
- a CDS encoding class I SAM-dependent methyltransferase, giving the protein MTGFPYERLRRRPDVEAPNLFASDAADRLIADLAGDAVLASPLAVIGDSYGALTLAAADRGARDIRVRQDPVTAERALDANAADLGLSDAFEHRPLDESLVRGVRTVLLRLPRSLDALAETATLIAEHAHPSVTVFAGGMLKHMTLAMNGVLSEVFGSVEASLARQKARVLTVSEPHPAAATVLDRWPERALDAESGLWVCAHGAAFAGTSVDIGTRFLLSVLDEAVPSARTAVDLGCGTGVLAAALAVRRPSLQVTAVDQSAAATASARATAAANGVADRVTVLREDLLASLPDASADLVVLNPPFHIGAAVHTGVALRMFAEAGRVLARGGELWTVWNSHLGYRPALERAVGPTRQIARNSKFTITASRRD; this is encoded by the coding sequence GTGACCGGCTTCCCGTACGAGCGCCTCCGGCGCCGGCCCGATGTGGAGGCGCCCAACCTGTTCGCGTCGGACGCCGCCGACCGCCTCATCGCCGACCTCGCCGGGGACGCCGTCCTCGCCTCCCCGCTCGCGGTCATCGGCGATTCGTACGGCGCCCTGACGCTCGCCGCCGCCGATCGCGGCGCGCGGGACATCCGCGTCCGCCAAGACCCGGTCACCGCCGAGCGCGCGCTCGACGCGAACGCCGCCGACCTCGGCCTCAGTGACGCGTTCGAGCACCGTCCGCTGGACGAGTCGCTGGTCCGGGGAGTGCGAACCGTCCTGCTGCGCCTCCCTCGGAGCCTCGACGCGCTGGCCGAGACCGCCACCCTCATCGCCGAGCACGCTCATCCGTCCGTGACGGTTTTCGCGGGGGGCATGCTCAAGCACATGACGCTCGCGATGAACGGCGTGCTCTCCGAGGTCTTCGGTTCGGTGGAGGCGTCGCTCGCGCGGCAGAAGGCACGGGTCCTCACGGTCAGCGAGCCGCACCCTGCCGCGGCGACCGTGCTCGACCGCTGGCCGGAGCGCGCGCTCGACGCCGAGTCCGGGCTGTGGGTGTGCGCCCACGGAGCGGCCTTCGCCGGGACCTCCGTCGATATCGGCACGCGGTTCCTCCTGTCGGTGCTCGACGAAGCGGTGCCGTCGGCCCGCACGGCCGTCGATCTCGGCTGCGGCACCGGCGTGCTCGCCGCCGCCCTGGCGGTGCGACGGCCGTCGCTGCAGGTGACCGCTGTCGATCAGTCGGCTGCCGCGACTGCTTCCGCCCGGGCCACCGCTGCCGCGAACGGTGTCGCCGATCGGGTGACCGTGCTCCGGGAGGACCTGCTCGCATCCCTGCCCGACGCCTCCGCGGACCTCGTCGTGCTGAATCCGCCGTTCCACATCGGGGCCGCCGTGCACACGGGGGTGGCGCTCCGCATGTTCGCTGAAGCCGGCCGGGTGCTCGCACGCGGGGGCGAGTTGTGGACGGTCTGGAACTCCCACCTGGGTTACCGGCCGGCCCTCGAGCGGGCGGTCGGGCCCACGCGCCAGATCGCGCGGAACAGCAAGTTCACGATCACCGCGTCCCGTCGGGATTGA
- a CDS encoding DUF2834 domain-containing protein: MGNETGSGLSKDGGRASRWNGRAVLYLVLSLAGLIGTWTFNIVAVLQHRDYLGDWTGSGPAVTSLTIDVLVAATAAIVFMIVEARRIGMRRVWVYIVLIPLVAFAFAFPLFLAMRERHLASLTR, encoded by the coding sequence ATGGGGAATGAGACAGGCTCGGGCTTGAGCAAGGACGGCGGTCGCGCCTCCCGGTGGAATGGGCGCGCGGTGCTGTACCTCGTGCTCTCGCTGGCGGGGCTGATCGGAACGTGGACGTTCAACATTGTCGCTGTCCTGCAGCACCGCGACTACCTCGGCGATTGGACGGGCAGCGGGCCGGCGGTCACCTCGCTGACGATCGATGTGCTCGTGGCCGCGACGGCGGCGATCGTGTTCATGATCGTGGAGGCGCGCCGGATCGGCATGCGGAGGGTCTGGGTCTACATCGTGCTGATCCCGCTCGTGGCATTCGCGTTCGCGTTCCCGCTGTTCCTCGCGATGCGCGAGCGGCACCTCGCCTCGCTCACTCGCTGA
- a CDS encoding ATP-dependent Clp protease ATP-binding subunit has product MANMQGAPSTQEEAKSALEQYGVNLTEIAKSGKLDPVIGRDAEIRRVSQVLTRRTKNNPVLIGEPGVGKTAVVEGLAQRIVAGDVADSLKGKQLVALDLSALVAGAMYRGQFEERLKAVLKEINDAQGEIITFVDELHILMGAGGGEGSVAASNMLKPMLARGELRLIGATTLDEYRQFIEKDAALERRFQQVYVGEPSVEDTVAILRGLKGRYEAHHGVTIEDSALVAAASLSNRYITARQLPDKAIDLIDEAASRLKMEIDSAPVEIDTLQRQVERMKLEEFALKKEKDEASKERLTQLRERLHEQEGRLEELQARWRAEKASLNRVGELRSQLEEAKTRRDLALRDGRYQEASRIEYETIPAIERELAEAEQAEHSHPRMVNEQVTADDIAAVVAAWTGIPVDRLTQGETEKLLHLEFELGRRIIGQKKAVQAVADAVRRTRAGISDPDRPTGSFLFLGPTGVGKTELAKALAAFLFDDEKAMVRIDMSEYGEKFSVSRLVGAPPGYVGYEQGGQLTEAVRRRPYSVILLDEVEKAHPEVFDVLLQVLDDGRLTDGQGRTVDFRNTILVLTSNLGSQHLVDPTLNEVEREEAVLAMVRQAFKPEFVNRLDDIVVFSALTQEELGEIVELNIDRLVRRLAERRLELAVTPDARRWLAERGYDPVYGARPLRRLMQREIDDRLATALLAGEVRDGDLVRVDLAPEGDRLTVAADRE; this is encoded by the coding sequence ATGGCGAACATGCAAGGGGCGCCTTCCACCCAGGAGGAGGCGAAGAGCGCACTCGAGCAGTACGGCGTGAACCTCACGGAGATCGCCAAGAGCGGCAAGCTCGACCCGGTCATCGGGCGTGACGCCGAGATCCGCCGCGTCAGCCAGGTGCTGACCCGGCGCACCAAGAACAACCCCGTGCTCATCGGCGAGCCCGGCGTCGGCAAGACCGCCGTGGTGGAGGGCCTCGCGCAGCGCATCGTCGCGGGCGACGTGGCCGACTCGCTGAAGGGCAAGCAGCTGGTGGCGCTCGACCTGTCGGCGCTCGTGGCCGGTGCGATGTACCGCGGCCAGTTCGAGGAGCGGCTGAAGGCCGTCCTCAAGGAGATCAACGACGCCCAGGGCGAGATCATCACCTTCGTCGACGAGCTCCACATCCTCATGGGCGCCGGCGGCGGGGAGGGGTCGGTCGCCGCCTCCAACATGCTGAAGCCGATGCTCGCCCGCGGCGAGCTGCGACTCATCGGCGCGACCACGCTCGACGAGTACCGCCAGTTCATCGAGAAGGACGCCGCGCTCGAGCGCCGGTTCCAGCAGGTGTACGTGGGCGAGCCGAGCGTCGAGGACACCGTCGCGATCCTCCGCGGGCTGAAGGGCCGGTACGAGGCCCACCACGGCGTCACCATCGAGGACTCCGCGCTGGTGGCCGCCGCCTCCCTGTCGAACCGCTACATCACGGCCCGGCAGCTGCCGGACAAGGCCATCGACCTCATCGACGAGGCCGCGTCGCGGCTCAAGATGGAGATCGACTCGGCCCCGGTCGAGATCGACACGCTGCAGCGCCAGGTCGAGCGGATGAAGCTCGAGGAGTTCGCCCTCAAGAAGGAGAAGGACGAGGCCAGCAAGGAGCGTCTCACCCAACTGCGGGAGCGCCTCCACGAGCAGGAGGGCCGCCTCGAGGAGTTGCAGGCCCGCTGGCGCGCCGAGAAGGCGTCGCTGAACCGCGTCGGCGAGCTGCGCTCCCAGCTCGAGGAGGCCAAGACCCGGCGCGACCTCGCCCTGCGCGACGGCCGCTACCAGGAGGCGTCGCGGATCGAGTACGAGACGATCCCGGCGATCGAGCGCGAGCTCGCGGAGGCCGAGCAGGCCGAGCACAGCCACCCCCGCATGGTGAACGAGCAGGTGACGGCCGACGACATCGCCGCCGTGGTCGCCGCGTGGACGGGCATCCCCGTCGACCGGCTGACGCAGGGCGAGACCGAGAAGCTGCTGCATCTCGAGTTCGAGCTCGGCCGCCGGATCATCGGCCAGAAGAAGGCCGTTCAGGCGGTGGCCGACGCCGTGCGCCGCACGCGGGCCGGCATCTCCGACCCCGACCGGCCGACCGGCTCGTTCCTGTTCCTCGGCCCGACCGGCGTCGGCAAGACGGAGCTCGCGAAGGCGCTCGCCGCGTTCCTCTTCGACGACGAGAAGGCGATGGTCCGGATCGACATGAGCGAGTACGGCGAGAAGTTCTCCGTCTCGCGGCTCGTGGGCGCGCCTCCCGGATACGTCGGCTACGAGCAGGGCGGCCAGCTGACCGAGGCGGTCCGCCGCCGTCCGTACTCGGTGATCCTCCTCGACGAGGTCGAGAAGGCGCATCCCGAGGTCTTCGACGTGCTGCTGCAGGTGCTCGACGACGGGAGGCTGACCGACGGCCAGGGCCGCACGGTCGACTTCCGCAACACGATCCTGGTCCTCACCTCCAACCTGGGCAGCCAGCACCTCGTCGACCCGACCCTCAACGAGGTCGAGCGAGAGGAGGCGGTGCTCGCCATGGTCCGGCAGGCGTTCAAGCCCGAGTTCGTCAACCGCCTCGACGACATCGTCGTGTTCTCGGCGCTGACGCAGGAGGAGCTCGGCGAGATCGTGGAGCTCAACATCGACCGCCTGGTGCGCCGCCTGGCGGAGCGGCGGCTCGAGCTGGCCGTCACGCCCGACGCCCGGCGCTGGCTCGCGGAGCGCGGCTACGACCCGGTGTACGGCGCCCGTCCGCTCCGCCGCCTCATGCAGCGCGAGATCGATGACCGCCTCGCGACCGCCCTGCTCGCCGGGGAGGTGCGCGACGGCGACCTCGTCCGGGTCGACCTCGCGCCGGAGGGCGACCGGCTGACGGTGGCCGCCGACCGCGAGTAG
- a CDS encoding beta-glucosidase, with amino-acid sequence MTDLTTTPTSASDDLVDGLAASLSLEQKVRLLTGASFWTLHDEPAIGLETIVVSDGPAGVRGQLWDERDSSASLPSPTSLAASWDLERVHRLGQLIAAEARRKGVGVALGPTVNIQRSPRGGRHFEAYSEDPWLSGVVGTAFVKGIQSCGVGATPKHYVANDSETDRMTVNVNVDERTLREVYLAPFERMVVEGGAWLVMSSYNSVNGVTMTENELLRSPLKDEWGFDGLVVSDWMGVRDTVAAGRAAQDLAMPGPEGVWGDALVEAVRVGHVAESDIDEKVRRILRLAARLGALAGVEPATPVAQPWDQADIDALLREAAADGMVLVRNEGILPVDAQGAPTVAVIGEHARIARTQGGGSATVFPHHVVTPLDGLTDAFGADRVRYAAGVKSSESVLPIDARVGTDPVTGEPGVRVRFSSPEGEVLLDEHRASGRLTWLGDPILAGTAVVEATTVFTAPEDGEYSVGFAGLGLFRLEVEGELKSDGLFFPEGTDPFMAFLNPPKQSFPVRLKAGESVSLRLEHRPQHQLGLAAVMFTLGYEEPFADPADELERAVELAAASDVAVVVVGTTETLESEGFDRVGLRLPDGQDELVRRVLAANSRTVVVVNSGGPVILPWLEEAPAVLLTWFPGQEAGAALANVVTGVVEPGGRIPTTWAAAEEDVPVWQVEPVDGQLFYNEKLNVGYREWARREALGGPAPAIPFGHGLGYTEWELGEATLDGRSVSVPVTNVGDRPGKQIIQVYLSRESDSEIERPVLWLAGYALVRLDPGQSAVATVEVEERSLQYWSVDDHAWRTEPGTYAVRVGTSVAALAAPLPLTV; translated from the coding sequence ATGACCGACCTCACCACCACCCCCACCAGTGCCTCCGACGACCTGGTCGACGGCTTGGCCGCCTCGCTCTCGCTCGAGCAGAAGGTGCGCCTCCTCACCGGTGCCTCCTTCTGGACGCTGCACGACGAGCCGGCCATCGGCCTCGAGACGATCGTCGTCTCGGACGGTCCGGCCGGAGTGCGCGGGCAGCTCTGGGACGAGCGCGACAGCTCGGCGAGCCTCCCGTCGCCCACGTCGCTCGCCGCCTCCTGGGATCTCGAGCGCGTGCACCGCCTCGGTCAGCTGATCGCGGCGGAGGCGCGGCGCAAGGGCGTCGGCGTCGCGCTCGGTCCGACCGTCAACATCCAGCGATCGCCCCGCGGCGGTCGGCACTTCGAGGCGTACTCGGAGGACCCGTGGCTGTCGGGCGTTGTCGGCACCGCCTTCGTGAAGGGCATCCAGTCGTGCGGCGTCGGGGCGACCCCGAAGCACTACGTCGCGAACGACAGCGAGACCGACCGCATGACGGTGAACGTCAACGTCGACGAGCGCACGCTCCGGGAGGTGTACCTCGCGCCGTTCGAGCGCATGGTCGTCGAGGGAGGCGCGTGGCTCGTCATGTCGTCGTACAACTCGGTCAACGGCGTCACGATGACCGAGAACGAGCTGCTGCGCTCCCCGCTGAAGGACGAGTGGGGCTTCGACGGCCTGGTCGTGTCCGACTGGATGGGGGTGCGCGACACGGTCGCCGCCGGGCGCGCAGCGCAGGACCTCGCCATGCCCGGGCCGGAAGGCGTCTGGGGCGACGCCCTGGTGGAGGCGGTCCGCGTCGGCCATGTCGCCGAATCCGACATCGACGAGAAGGTCCGCCGGATCCTCCGTCTCGCCGCCCGGCTGGGTGCGCTGGCGGGCGTCGAGCCGGCCACCCCGGTCGCGCAGCCGTGGGACCAGGCCGACATCGATGCGCTGCTGCGCGAGGCCGCCGCCGACGGCATGGTGCTCGTCCGCAACGAGGGCATCCTGCCGGTCGACGCACAGGGGGCGCCCACGGTCGCGGTCATCGGCGAGCACGCCCGCATCGCCCGCACGCAGGGCGGCGGTTCGGCGACGGTGTTCCCGCATCACGTCGTCACCCCGCTCGACGGGCTGACCGACGCCTTCGGCGCCGATCGCGTCCGCTACGCGGCCGGCGTCAAATCGTCCGAGTCGGTGCTGCCGATCGACGCCCGCGTCGGGACCGACCCGGTCACCGGCGAGCCGGGCGTGCGCGTTCGATTTTCCAGCCCTGAGGGCGAGGTCCTGCTCGACGAGCACCGCGCCTCCGGCCGGCTCACCTGGCTGGGCGACCCCATCCTCGCCGGGACGGCCGTGGTGGAGGCGACGACCGTCTTCACCGCGCCGGAGGACGGCGAGTACTCGGTCGGCTTCGCCGGCCTCGGCCTGTTCCGGCTCGAGGTGGAGGGTGAGCTCAAGAGCGACGGGCTCTTCTTCCCCGAGGGCACCGACCCGTTCATGGCGTTCCTCAACCCGCCGAAGCAGTCGTTCCCGGTGCGGCTGAAGGCGGGCGAGAGCGTCTCGCTCCGCCTCGAGCACCGGCCGCAGCACCAGCTCGGTCTCGCGGCCGTCATGTTCACGCTCGGCTACGAGGAACCGTTCGCCGACCCGGCCGACGAGCTCGAGCGGGCGGTGGAGCTCGCCGCCGCCTCCGACGTCGCGGTGGTGGTCGTCGGAACGACCGAGACGCTCGAGTCGGAGGGCTTCGACCGTGTGGGCCTGCGCCTCCCGGACGGGCAGGACGAGCTCGTCCGCCGGGTGCTCGCCGCGAACTCCCGGACCGTGGTCGTCGTGAACTCCGGCGGTCCGGTGATCCTTCCGTGGCTGGAGGAGGCTCCGGCCGTCCTGCTGACGTGGTTCCCGGGCCAGGAGGCCGGCGCCGCGCTCGCCAACGTGGTCACCGGCGTCGTCGAACCGGGCGGTCGGATCCCGACCACGTGGGCGGCGGCCGAGGAGGACGTCCCCGTCTGGCAGGTCGAACCGGTCGACGGGCAGCTCTTCTACAACGAGAAGCTCAATGTCGGCTACCGCGAGTGGGCCCGGCGGGAGGCGCTCGGCGGCCCGGCCCCGGCCATCCCGTTCGGCCACGGGCTCGGCTACACCGAGTGGGAGCTCGGCGAGGCGACCCTCGACGGCCGCAGCGTCAGCGTCCCGGTGACGAATGTGGGCGACCGCCCTGGCAAGCAGATCATCCAGGTCTACCTGTCGCGCGAATCCGACTCGGAGATCGAGCGGCCGGTGCTCTGGCTGGCCGGCTACGCCCTCGTGCGGCTCGACCCCGGACAGTCGGCCGTGGCCACCGTCGAGGTGGAGGAGCGCTCCCTCCAGTACTGGTCGGTCGACGACCACGCCTGGCGCACCGAGCCCGGCACGTACGCCGTCCGCGTCGGCACCTCCGTCGCCGCGCTCGCCGCGCCCCTGCCCCTCACCGTCTGA
- a CDS encoding GNAT family N-acetyltransferase, protein MTWSIRAGGDADVPACVELWVSAVEARDGSAPEGTAGRARSKFAQRWVSFAVAVADEGDSGRSAGTVGFALVTETGNGFPSDPPGAAYLGMVAAAPGFARSGVGGALLDAVSSQALAGHPSLVLHVLTSNTAALRLYENRGWRRHGEIFAHPLSGADTITMVLDGADEGRATGGPRPAPEDGRAA, encoded by the coding sequence GTGACCTGGTCGATCCGAGCCGGAGGCGACGCCGATGTCCCCGCATGCGTCGAGCTGTGGGTCTCGGCCGTCGAGGCGCGTGACGGGTCGGCGCCGGAAGGGACCGCAGGGCGCGCCCGGTCGAAGTTCGCTCAGCGATGGGTCTCGTTCGCCGTCGCGGTCGCCGACGAGGGCGACAGCGGCAGGAGCGCCGGAACCGTCGGATTCGCCCTCGTCACCGAGACGGGCAACGGGTTCCCGAGTGATCCGCCCGGCGCCGCCTACCTCGGCATGGTCGCGGCAGCCCCAGGCTTCGCGCGCTCCGGGGTCGGAGGCGCGCTCCTCGATGCGGTGAGCTCGCAAGCGCTCGCCGGGCATCCCTCCCTGGTTCTGCACGTGCTGACGAGCAACACGGCGGCGCTGCGGCTCTACGAGAATCGCGGGTGGCGTCGGCACGGCGAGATCTTCGCGCACCCCCTGAGCGGCGCCGACACGATCACGATGGTACTCGACGGCGCCGACGAGGGCCGGGCGACCGGCGGCCCGCGCCCAGCGCCGGAGGACGGCCGGGCGGCCTGA